In Leucoraja erinacea ecotype New England chromosome 15, Leri_hhj_1, whole genome shotgun sequence, the following proteins share a genomic window:
- the LOC129704337 gene encoding zinc finger protein 239-like: protein MENPCKCGAFGMGFRFPSQLEIHQRAHTKESPFGCSLCGKGFTRSSRLLTHQRIHTGEKPHTTCIVRGKGFTESSKLKAHHQVHSEENTLNCSNCEMSFKSSQYLRRHQQVHTTERPFTCSVCGKGFTRSYSLLLHERVHTGKRPYACSKCGKGFNQSPDLLRHQRVHTGERTFTCAMCGKGFTRSSNLLVHERVDIGKRQFACSACGKGFNQLAGQTGPHRGATVLLVPRAGRDSSLHRTCWFNSGSTLENGHFPAPCAGKDSFVHPTSRCTGAFTPGRGRSLLHLWEGIHSFVQFTDAPASSQLTARFRFCRDLET from the coding sequence ATGGAGAATCCGTGCAAATGTGGGGCCTTTGGGATGGGATTCCGTTTCCCATCCCAGCTGGAAATTCACCAACGGGCTCACACCAAGGAGAGTCCGTTTGGCTGCTCCTTGTGCGGGAAGGGATTCACGCGCTCATCCCGCCTGTTGACACACCAGCGGATTCACACCGGGGAAAAGCCCCACACCACCTGCATCGTGCGTGGGAAGGGATTCACCGAGTCGTCCAAGCTAAAGGCGCACCATCAGGTTCACAGCGAGGAGAACACTTTAAATTGTTCCAACTGCGAAATGAGCTTCAAAAGCTCGCAGTACCTGCGGAGGCACCAGCAGGTTCACACCACAGAGAGGCCATTCACCTGCTCCGTGtgcgggaagggattcactcGTTCGTACAGCCTCCTGCTGCATGAGCGGGTCCACACTGGGAAACGACCGTACGCCTGCTCCAAGTGCGGGAAGGGATTCAACCAGTCGCCCGACCTGCTGAGACACCAGCGggttcacaccggggagaggacGTTCACCTGCGCCATGTGCGGCAAAGGATTCACCCGATCGTCCAACCTCCTGGTCCACGAGCGGGTTGACATTGGGAAAAGGCAGTTCGCCTGTTCCGCGTGCGGGAAGGGATTCAACCAGTTAGCCGGACAAACGGGTCCACACCGGGGAGCGACCGTTCTCCTTGTTCCGCGTGCGGGAAGAGATTCGTCTCTTCATCGAACCTGCTGGTTCAACAGCGGGTCCACACTGGAGAACGGCCATTTTCCTGCCCCGTGTGCGGGAAAGGATTCATTTGTTCATCCAACCTCCCGGTGCACCGGCGCGTTCACACCAGGGAGAGGCCGTTCCCTGCTCCatctgtgggaagggattcactcaTTTGTCCAATTTACAGACGCACCGGCGAGTTCACAGTTGACGGCTCGGTTTAGATTTTGccgtgatttagaaacatag
- the LOC129704329 gene encoding gastrula zinc finger protein XlCGF8.2DB-like, whose product MNKCSIHSQAELCTDSVFGGSFHSCSNLERQKGIWMMEKLCKCGDCGKGFSYPSQLETHQRTHTKERPFMCSACGKGFTQSTHLETHVLAHTGERPFTCSVCGKQFTRSSNLLRHQRVHTGERPFICSLCGKRFTQMSSLQKHQLVHSEERTFTCPNCEKSFKSSEVLLRHQRIHTGERPFICNVCGKGFTQSTHLQIHGRVHTGERPFRCSICGKGFTCSSNLLTHQRAHTGERPFSCSVCGNGFTQLSHLHSHHQRVHTGERTFHCSKCQDSFKNSGDLMSHQLVHSGEKLFTCSVCGKRFSHSSNLLRHQRIHPGKIPLSCSVCGKGFTHLSRLLSHQQFHK is encoded by the coding sequence ATGAACAAATGCTCCATTCACAGTCAAGCGGAACTATGCACTGATTCCGTATTTGGTGGAAGCTTCCATTCATGCTCAAATCTGGAAAGACAGAAAGGCATTTGGATGATGGAGAAACTGTGTAAATGTGGGGACTGTGGGAAGGGGTTCAGTTATCCGTCCCAGTTGGAAACCCATCAGCGAACGCACACCAAGGAAAGGCCGTTCATGTGCTCTGCTTGTGGGAAGGGCTTCACTCAGTCGACCCACTTGGAGACACACGTCCTCGCCCACACTGGGGAGAGACCATTCACTTGCTCCGTGTGCGGGAAACAGTTCACTCGCTCGTCCAACCTGTTGAGGCACCAGCGGGTTCACACCGGGGAAAGGCCGTTCATCTGCTCCTTGTGTGGGAAGAGATTTACTCAAATGTCCAGTCTCCAGAAACACCAGCTCGTTCACTCTGAGGAGAGAACTTTTACTTGCCCGAACTGCGAGAAAAGCTTTAAAAGCTCCGAGGTTTTGCTGAGGCACCAGCGTATCCATacaggggagaggccgttcatctGTAacgtgtgtgggaagggattcactcagTCAACCCACCTTCAGATACATGGGCGAGTTCACACTGGAGAGAGGCCGTTCAGGTGCTCGATTTGTGGAAAGGGATTCACTTGTTCATCCAACCTCCTGACGCACCAGAGAGctcacactggggagaggccTTTCAGCTGCTCTGTGTGCGGGAATGGATTCACACAGCTCTCCCACCTGCATTCGCATCACCAGCGAGTTCACACTGGCGAGAGAACATTTCATTGCTCCAAGTGCCAGGACAGTTTCAAAAACTCGGGAGACCTGATGAGTCACCAGCTTGTTCATTCGGGGGAGAAGCTGTTCACCTGTTCTGTCTGTGGGAAGAGATTCAGTCACTCGTCCAACCTGCTGAGGCATCAGCGGATTCATCCTGGGAAGATACCTCTGTCCTGCTcagtgtgtgggaagggattcactcaTTTGTCCCGTTTGCTGTCACACCAGCAGTTTCACAAGTGA